The sequence CAGTTGTTGTTACACCCCACTGCTTTTCACGAACAGATTATACCTCATCTCCCCTTGAGGTTGTTTTAATCATTATgttggatgtgtgtttgtaggtgaTAGACCCATTTGAGTCCAGTGATCCCAGTTGTTGGCCAGATGAAAACACCAGACAGCAGCTGATTGCAGAATGCAGAGAGAGCTCCGCAGGACCTTTTTTACTGGTAAATAAGTCAGCAGGATTAAGTTAGCCATGAGGAATACAGAGTGGCCAGCAGACTTGGAGAGCCAGATTACGCAATGTACACTATCAGCTGACAAATTAAATGAGTCTCTTTTGAATCTTGAGTTTTCAGGTATTATAACTGCagcttttcaggtttttttgtgCTCTCTGAGGGAACCTCTCAAATGATTCTTCTAGAACCTTGCCTATttagataagataaaataagttTGTATATAGGCTGAACTGGGTACTAACCAGTACTTAACAGTGTAAGCTGTTGTTCCTTCTGTGTCCACATGGCGGTGCTGCAGGCTCTGGTAGGACATCAGTATGGCTCAGCCAGTCTTCCCACCCAGGTGGAGGCATCAGAGTAccaactgctgctgcaggagagcCAGCAGGCGGGCATCAGCACCcaggagatggagaaagtgTACCAAAGGGACGAGAACACCATCCCTCCCTCCTACTGCCTCAGAcgtccacacagacacacctgctgTCCTCAGGTGTCCATACTGGACATCAGACATGCATGACTGAactctgtgtttactgtcttCATTCAGTATAAATTATGATTAGGATTCTCTTATTAAGCAGGCAGGTTTGTGAGTACAGATGCTAATTAAATGTGAGTACAATTTATAATTAGTGCCCTTACAGAGTAAAAAGTATTTATGAAAAAAGCAGGGTTTTAAATACATTACAAAATGGCATTTCCTACATGAATAAAACTCTCTCATTGCAGATAACATTGTGTAACTATGTGATATATTTGAGTTATAATTTGTCTGGATTAATAATATTTATTCCTTTTGTAAACATTAACTACCACAACTGACTGTGGTGCAGATACTAAAAAGTATGCAATGTATTTTTGTTCGCCAGGCAGGGAttaaggaagaagaggagatcAAGATGAAGACTAAAGAAGATGAGCTGAGGAAAGTGTTTCAGGCCGCTGTAagtctgtgtgtccacagcggTCTCCTGACCCCAGAGAGAGCCCAGAGCTACGACAGATCAGGTGAGATACACGTCTGTGTAATTTCGCTCAGTGTTGAggtataatttaatttttgagcTTTGCTGCTCCTCTTCAGCCCTCGATGCAGATCTGCGATTTGCACTGGACAGCCATCCTGataatgacatcatcagacGCTGCCTGGTTTACGTCCACAAGGTCATCAATGcgaaaggagagagagagaagagacagatgaACTCGCAGCTTCAGCCACAAGAAGAGGTGAGAGTCGTACATCATTTTCTACTGAACActgatttatttgtcacaaTACCACTACTGTCTGCTTCTAATCCTCAGAGCAGCACATACATTCATTTAATAAATTATACAATGTCACAAAAGTACCGAAAATGAGTCCTGAATCAGGTGATACATCACCATTATTGCTttccccctcctttcctcttcagttttgttttcacagcagtaGAAACAGCATAGTTATTCATAGCAGGATGTCTTGAACTCTACAAAACAACTGTTCCCTTCTGTCCCTTGAGTTTATTGTTAGTACCTGACAGAGATGAGATGCAGATGAAAAACTCTCTCATATAGGTTTTATATTGTTTACTTCCATAAAACcaattaatttaattctttATATCTGATGGTTTGGGAGTATAATAAAGATAGTTTAATATGAAATATTCTTTGTTTACTTCAGATGCAGGTTACCACAGAAGGTGAATAAAAAACTTTATTTCCCTATGTTTTCAGGCTGTCACCTTTGACCTTAGGGCAGCAGGCACTGATGGACAGCTACTCTCTGAGCTTTGTGACAACTTTCTCCCTGGTCTCATCATTTCCACCCATCTTCTGGTgtacaccaccaccacagagTGTGACCGTCGCCACGGTTACACAACAGCCAGGAGGCGGGGCTATGCCACGTCTCTGTGCCAACAAGTGTACGCTGACCTTGTGGAGATGACTGACACCTTAGAAACCAGCCAACACTCTCAGTTTTGTGATGCGTTGGCTAGAGAGcaggcagagcaggaggagctgtGTGACATCCTGTCACAATTTTATGATGTCATTCGACCTGAAGAGGAGAAGGTCAGGATGAAGGTTTTTTACTGGATGGACCAAAAGCAGcattaaactgtatttttttaaactgcttaTTGTGTGGATATTGTCACTGTTAACCCTTTGACTGTCTGCTAAACCATTTGGTAGAGCACATTTTGAGTCACTATAACTGAAACATTGTTGAATTTGAATCAGCATTATTGAGCCATCTTTACCGCTTAgctatgctaaaaaaaaaaaagctgagaaataaatactaataatattttttctccttcctATTAGTGCCcaataacattaaaaatacaaaaaaaaaattacattgcatttttttcttgagtGAACATCAAAGGGTTAAGATGGCAGTGTGAAGgattaattaatcaatttaaAGTTACAtcatggctgttttttttttgtatccttGTGTTTAAGGAAATTTAGGTGCATCATTGCATCACCAGAGTTTACTTTTCAATGTTGTAGGTCAGAGCCTACGTGGAGCAGAGTGAACATCAGCACCTATTGGTGGTGACAGGAGGACCATGCACAGGGAAAGCAGTTCTGCTTGCACACTGCGCTCAGCAGGTACGTgcactgtgaaatgtgaatCTCAGTCCTGTGTGCTCTAAATAACTTAGAGAGATTTGATATACATTTAAAGAGTCTCAAGAGAAGGGAAATCAAGAGAAATTAAACATATGGCTAAATCTTAGATTCCAAGCAGGACAAATAAAAGGATTCAGAAATAGGACTAAtccaacaaataaattaaagaaatgcaaacaaatcAAAGGGTAAAGGGGTGCATACAAAAAATTAGCAGTGTAAGACAATCCTACAGAAATCTGCACTACATGCTATTGATAACATGTAAACAAATGTTCCATCTTTCTCCACAGATAAAGTCTTGGCTGCCAGACTGTGAACCAGTGGTGATCACTTATTTTTGCAATCTGTCAATCAACCCCTCTCCAAAGCACCTGTTGTCAAGCCTGTGTTATCAAATTTCCCGTAGATATCATCACAGTGAGCAGAATCCCAGAGACCTTGACGGTCCTTACAGTATCACATCTAATCTGGGTGCTCATGTTGATGACTCTAACCAAAACCTTACCATACCATCCTCAGGTCCTTCAGGCATCACAAAACTGGACATTAGTCTGTCTGAGCTCAAAGAACATCTTTCATCCCTCCTCTACCTCCTGCCTTCCACCAAGCAGCCTCTAGTTCTTATCCTCGATGGTCTTGATCACATCAAAAACAATGCTGGGCCTCAGGTCATCAGTAGCCTCccctctccccttcctcccAGTGTCAAAGTCATTCTCACAGTCTCCTCCTCCAGGCAAACGCAAATACTGCAAGTCATCAACCCACACGGTCCACTGCAAAGGAGGTCAGAGGGTAGTGAGAAGGAGtcaggatatgtgtgtgttccattGGGATTGGTGGACAGGAAGCAGTATGTTAAGATGTTGGCGTCGCTGCTGACCAGTTCAGGGAGGAAGGTGACATCAGGACAACAGGCGCTGGTGAACCAGGCGCTGACTTCTTGTTGTCTGACTCTCTACGCTCGACTCCTGCACCTACACACCTCGCTCTGGCACTCTGGTATGACTGATACAGTGAACACAAGGGCAGATTCTTAAAAGATGAGACTGGAGATGATATTCTATATGTTTCTTATAGTCAACAAATCCCATATAAATACCAAAAAATAGCCTAAAGACAAGACAGGATTAAACAGTGCAATTGTTAGGGATTATTTCCAGCCACatattttgtgtgcttgtgccAGAGGTTCCCGAGTTGGTACCATGGCACTCTGGGGAGCTtcaagatagatagatggatagattgACAAGAGAAGCTACGGGTACACAAGCAATAGTTGTTaaattcattgttggttttggtcttttccaACCATATTACAATACCTTTCttgccttctttttcttctctcatcaTCAGATTCAGATGTGACTGAGTCATCGCTTCCTGACAgtgtccattcatccatttctgCACTGATGGATCACCTTGAACAGAAACATGGCTCCTCTATTGTGGCCCGTGCCGTCTCCTACCTCACCCTCTCCAGGACTGGACTCACTGAGGCTGAGCTTGTTGATCTATTGTCTATTGATGATGAGGTGCTGTCTGAGTATGTTCAGCAGGGTGAGAGCCCTTCCTCCAATATGAGAGTCCCGCAAATTGACGTGGAGAGACTTCTGTTGGATTTGAGGAGGTTTCTCGTCAGGAGAACAGTTGGAgggttgtgtgttttattctgggTGAGCAGGCATTTCAGGCTGGTAGTGGCCAAGAAGTATTTAGGCAGTTGTGAGGTGAGAAGGGAGATTCATTTGGCAATGGTGGACTATTTCAGTGGTCGATGGGCTTGTGGAAATGCTAAACCACTTCTTGTGAGCCAGAAGTCTTCACCAAACAAGGACACCATCCAAACAAATATGTACACAGACAGGGAGCCATCCAGCCAGCCATTTGTGTTCTCCCCTTCTTCCCAAGAGGTTGGTCAAGTGAACTTGAGGAAAGTCTTAGAATTGCCACATCACTTGTATGAAAGTAAAAAATGGGAGGAGTTGGCTGGGATATCAATGTCTTTGGAGTTTCAACAGGCTATGGTTCGAACAGGACTCCTGGGAGATCTAGTAGCCATGTTGCAAGGTGATGAGGGGTCATTTCTATCTTGTTTTTCAAGAGAAAGAGCGCTCATAGCAAGCACACTTAAGTCTTATGCTTGCTTATTGGAGAGCTCACCCCTGCAGCTGCCCACAGTGATGGAGACGAGCCTCCTCCCTTATCTGGAGGTCTTTCCTGAACTCAAAGGTTATGTCAGAGAGAtcagacaggagaggaggaataGAGGAAGTGGATTAGGAGCAGGGATTTGCCCTGCTCCTTCCACTGTTCCTTCCATTCAGTGTTTAAAGTGTGGTGCCACAACCAGGGAAGTTTCTGTTACAGAAGTAGCTGGGACAGAGTGTGGGATTGTTGCAGAGATCATGGACGATGGCACGGCATGTTTTTGGAAAAGCTCTGGGTGTGATGTGGTCAAACTGTCACTGCGCTGTGAGCAGAAGGAGATGAGGTTTGTAGGAGTGAAGAGTAGTGGTCAGTTCATGCTGCTTTCAACACAGTGCAACAAGCTTTTCCTGTGGGATGTAACATGCGCAGAGATGTCTCTAAGGCTTAACGACTCTTTGAAAACAGAGTTTGAGCTAGAGTCAAACCAGCAAACACCAAAGAAAATCGAAGGGTTTGTTGCATGTCAGACAAAGTTATCTGTGTGGTGGAAAAATGAGagttttgtgagtgtgtttgatgTCTCCAATGCAACCATGACTCATTTCCAGTGTCAGAGCTGTGTTACCTGTTTGGTTTGCTCCTCTAATGGCTTTTACATGTACTGTGGGCAGGAGGAAGGCACTGTGTCCATATTTGACACCATCTCTGGCAGTCTCCTTAGCACCTGTTCAAACGTAACCCATAATGCAGTTACGCAGATAATCCTCTGTGAAGAAAAGTGGCAAATAGCATGTGTTGACAAGGCAGGAAATGTAGCTTTATGGGATGTTGCCGCCAAAACACAATCACCCAGACTTGTCAAAGAAAGCTTTTCTGGGGGTAAATCTAACAACATCCTCAATACAGATTACTCAGATGAAATCAACACTTTATTGGTGTGTCAATCTGACCGGGTTATGCTGTGGGATACACATGACTGGGAGCTGTGGGACCAGTTCTTGGCTCCACAGGGGAGGGCCTTTGTTCACACTGTGTTCTCAAATGATAGCCACCTTTTCCTGGCTTTGTTAGAAGCCTGTCCTGTCATCTTGGTGTGGAGGGTCAGCACAGGGGAGTGTGTTCTCTCCTTAGAAACAAACAACCAGCCTCATACTCTCCTCAAAATGGCCTCAGATGTCATTTGTGTCACTCGTGATGGGGGGCTGACAGTGTGGGACTCTGAGATGATAGAGGCTGCAGGTGCGGCTCAGAAAATGCAATGGGGAGTGACAGAAGTAGTGGCTGAACAAACGGGGGAGTGGTTCTACACCACTGATGGGTCAGAGGCGGTGTGGAGATGGAGATTAGAAGCAGCACGTCCACTTGCCACCTTGCTACATGGTGGTCCTGTGGGAAGACTGCGCCTCTCTCCGGACAACATCCGCCTTGTGACACTTGCAGCAGGGGAAATTTACGTTTGGCAAACAGAAACAGGTCAGAACATCATGCGTATTAGTGGCGGCAGAGCAACAGACATCCTGATCACCCCTAACAGTAACTTCGGGGTAAGCATTTCTGAGCAACGGTTATCTCGAGTTTGGAAGCTGGCACAGGGGAGTATTGTGTGCAGCATACACCTGTCCCTATCCGACGCCCAGGTGTCACCTGAAAGCACTTTCCTCATTGGCCTTTGCAGGGGAGATCTATTAGCTGCCAGTCTGTGGTCGGGTTCGATCAGCAAACGTTTCTCCTGCGTGGCAAGCTCAGAGCATGTTGTTGCTTTCCACACACTTTCAGAGCACCCAGACTTTGTGGTGGTGATG comes from Scatophagus argus isolate fScaArg1 chromosome 5, fScaArg1.pri, whole genome shotgun sequence and encodes:
- the LOC124059078 gene encoding NACHT and WD repeat domain-containing protein 2-like isoform X1; amino-acid sequence: MHSRGKPKDRSPSKSTHRSSCVKLYLCSNPEDSVVERSALRESVFPRFREHCRHKLGLDFRVIDPFESSDPSCWPDENTRQQLIAECRESSAGPFLLALVGHQYGSASLPTQVEASEYQLLLQESQQAGISTQEMEKVYQRDENTIPPSYCLRRPHRHTCCPQAGIKEEEEIKMKTKEDELRKVFQAAVSLCVHSGLLTPERAQSYDRSALDADLRFALDSHPDNDIIRRCLVYVHKVINAKGEREKRQMNSQLQPQEEAVTFDLRAAGTDGQLLSELCDNFLPGLIISTHLLVYTTTTECDRRHGYTTARRRGYATSLCQQVYADLVEMTDTLETSQHSQFCDALAREQAEQEELCDILSQFYDVIRPEEEKVRAYVEQSEHQHLLVVTGGPCTGKAVLLAHCAQQIKSWLPDCEPVVITYFCNLSINPSPKHLLSSLCYQISRRYHHSEQNPRDLDGPYSITSNLGAHVDDSNQNLTIPSSGPSGITKLDISLSELKEHLSSLLYLLPSTKQPLVLILDGLDHIKNNAGPQVISSLPSPLPPSVKVILTVSSSRQTQILQVINPHGPLQRRSEGSEKESGYVCVPLGLVDRKQYVKMLASLLTSSGRKVTSGQQALVNQALTSCCLTLYARLLHLHTSLWHSDSDVTESSLPDSVHSSISALMDHLEQKHGSSIVARAVSYLTLSRTGLTEAELVDLLSIDDEVLSEYVQQGESPSSNMRVPQIDVERLLLDLRRFLVRRTVGGLCVLFWVSRHFRLVVAKKYLGSCEVRREIHLAMVDYFSGRWACGNAKPLLVSQKSSPNKDTIQTNMYTDREPSSQPFVFSPSSQEVGQVNLRKVLELPHHLYESKKWEELAGISMSLEFQQAMVRTGLLGDLVAMLQGDEGSFLSCFSRERALIASTLKSYACLLESSPLQLPTVMETSLLPYLEVFPELKGYVREIRQERRNRGSGLGAGICPAPSTVPSIQCLKCGATTREVSVTEVAGTECGIVAEIMDDGTACFWKSSGCDVVKLSLRCEQKEMRFVGVKSSGQFMLLSTQCNKLFLWDVTCAEMSLRLNDSLKTEFELESNQQTPKKIEGFVACQTKLSVWWKNESFVSVFDVSNATMTHFQCQSCVTCLVCSSNGFYMYCGQEEGTVSIFDTISGSLLSTCSNVTHNAVTQIILCEEKWQIACVDKAGNVALWDVAAKTQSPRLVKESFSGGKSNNILNTDYSDEINTLLVCQSDRVMLWDTHDWELWDQFLAPQGRAFVHTVFSNDSHLFLALLEACPVILVWRVSTGECVLSLETNNQPHTLLKMASDVICVTRDGGLTVWDSEMIEAAGAAQKMQWGVTEVVAEQTGEWFYTTDGSEAVWRWRLEAARPLATLLHGGPVGRLRLSPDNIRLVTLAAGEIYVWQTETGQNIMRISGGRATDILITPNSNFGVSISEQRLSRVWKLAQGSIVCSIHLSLSDAQVSPESTFLIGLCRGDLLAASLWSGSISKRFSCVASSEHVVAFHTLSEHPDFVVVMVASGAVYTWKVTEETVCRHFQLPHMFHCQPQNFQMSSDGSFALLSADNEALNLLNLSQVTLCSFKTDGPVVKACLHKSGYYAAYISCPSNHEKNCACSLHTRPVLTVVRLADGERIGSVHLPKSPLSLTVCNQQCVFVGFVDGSVGVYYISDVKINGEDSVRCRDHLDDKLKQCPFDRVPFKWLPLATPNVTWP
- the LOC124059078 gene encoding NACHT and WD repeat domain-containing protein 2-like isoform X2 encodes the protein MHSRGKPKDRSPSKSTHRSSCVKLYLCSNPEDSVVERSALRESVFPRFREHCRHKLGLDFRVIDPFESSDPSCWPDENTRQQLIAECRESSAGPFLLALVGHQYGSASLPTQVEASEYQLLLQESQQAGISTQEMEKVYQRDENTIPPSYCLRRPHRHTCCPQAGIKEEEEIKMKTKEDELRKVFQAAVSLCVHSGLLTPERAQSYDRSALDADLRFALDSHPDNDIIRRCLVYVHKVINAKGEREKRQMNSQLQPQEEAVTFDLRAAGTDGQLLSELCDNFLPGLIISTHLLVYTTTTECDRRHGYTTARRRGYATSLCQQVYADLVEMTDTLETSQHSQFCDALAREQAEQEELCDILSQFYDVIRPEEEKVRAYVEQSEHQHLLVVTGGPCTGKAVLLAHCAQQIKSWLPDCEPVVITYFCNLSINPSPKHLLSSLCYQISRRYHHSPSGITKLDISLSELKEHLSSLLYLLPSTKQPLVLILDGLDHIKNNAGPQVISSLPSPLPPSVKVILTVSSSRQTQILQVINPHGPLQRRSEGSEKESGYVCVPLGLVDRKQYVKMLASLLTSSGRKVTSGQQALVNQALTSCCLTLYARLLHLHTSLWHSDSDVTESSLPDSVHSSISALMDHLEQKHGSSIVARAVSYLTLSRTGLTEAELVDLLSIDDEVLSEYVQQGESPSSNMRVPQIDVERLLLDLRRFLVRRTVGGLCVLFWVSRHFRLVVAKKYLGSCEVRREIHLAMVDYFSGRWACGNAKPLLVSQKSSPNKDTIQTNMYTDREPSSQPFVFSPSSQEVGQVNLRKVLELPHHLYESKKWEELAGISMSLEFQQAMVRTGLLGDLVAMLQGDEGSFLSCFSRERALIASTLKSYACLLESSPLQLPTVMETSLLPYLEVFPELKGYVREIRQERRNRGSGLGAGICPAPSTVPSIQCLKCGATTREVSVTEVAGTECGIVAEIMDDGTACFWKSSGCDVVKLSLRCEQKEMRFVGVKSSGQFMLLSTQCNKLFLWDVTCAEMSLRLNDSLKTEFELESNQQTPKKIEGFVACQTKLSVWWKNESFVSVFDVSNATMTHFQCQSCVTCLVCSSNGFYMYCGQEEGTVSIFDTISGSLLSTCSNVTHNAVTQIILCEEKWQIACVDKAGNVALWDVAAKTQSPRLVKESFSGGKSNNILNTDYSDEINTLLVCQSDRVMLWDTHDWELWDQFLAPQGRAFVHTVFSNDSHLFLALLEACPVILVWRVSTGECVLSLETNNQPHTLLKMASDVICVTRDGGLTVWDSEMIEAAGAAQKMQWGVTEVVAEQTGEWFYTTDGSEAVWRWRLEAARPLATLLHGGPVGRLRLSPDNIRLVTLAAGEIYVWQTETGQNIMRISGGRATDILITPNSNFGVSISEQRLSRVWKLAQGSIVCSIHLSLSDAQVSPESTFLIGLCRGDLLAASLWSGSISKRFSCVASSEHVVAFHTLSEHPDFVVVMVASGAVYTWKVTEETVCRHFQLPHMFHCQPQNFQMSSDGSFALLSADNEALNLLNLSQVTLCSFKTDGPVVKACLHKSGYYAAYISCPSNHEKNCACSLHTRPVLTVVRLADGERIGSVHLPKSPLSLTVCNQQCVFVGFVDGSVGVYYISDVKINGEDSVRCRDHLDDKLKQCPFDRVPFKWLPLATPNVTWP